Proteins encoded by one window of Lathyrus oleraceus cultivar Zhongwan6 chromosome 1, CAAS_Psat_ZW6_1.0, whole genome shotgun sequence:
- the LOC127080494 gene encoding fasciclin-like arabinogalactan protein 11: MKKQQFLFSCSILQLIICILFYSTSTSAQLSPFQSPQASTPAPGFNTVPLVPVSPSGGPAPIDIIPKTPSIDIIQILKKAKRFSVLIRLLKTTQLINQLNSQLVTSPSSEASDSSNAGLTVFAPEDSAFSKLKPGFLNSLSDRHKVELLQFHTLSSFISLSNFDTLTNPVQTQAGDDAKRLQLNVTTSGSSQVSLTTGAVNATVTGTIYADNKLAIYQVDKVLVPLDLLLPAKAPAPATVSKGGSSKPGDGSKSSASKDDDDENKDLPSEASSGAGYCNVKGMWMSFVVGVVLLGCEAMLSI, from the coding sequence ATGAAGAAGCAACAATTTCTTTTCTCTTGTTCAATTCTACAACTAATAATTTGCATCCTCTTCTACTCCACTTCCACCTCAGCACAACTCTCACCATTTCAATCCCCACAAGCATCAACACCAGCCCCAGGTTTCAACACAGTTCCCCTTGTACCAGTTTCCCCAAGCGGAGGCCCCGCCCCTATCGACATTATCCCCAAAACACCATCCATTGACATCATCCAAATTCTAAAAAAAGCCAAAAGATTCTCGGTTCTTATCCGCCTTCTCAAAACAACTCAGTTAATAAACCAACTCAACTCACAGCTAGTTACATCACCATCATCAGAAGCATCAGATTCTAGCAATGCTGGTTTAACCGTTTTCGCACCAGAAGACAGTGCTTTTTCGAAACTGAAACCAGGTTTCCTTAATTCTCTCAGTGACAGACACAAAGTAGAACTGTTACAATTCCACACACTTTCCTCATTCATCTCACTCTCAAATTTCGACACCTTAACAAACCCGGTTCAAACACAGGCCGGCGACGATGCCAAAAGGCTACAACTTAACGTAACCACTTCCGGGAGCAGTCAAGTTAGCTTGACAACTGGTGCGGTTAACGCCACTGTTACAGGAACCATTTATGCAGATAATAAACTAGCTATATATCAGGTTGACAAGGTTCTTGTTCCTCTTGATCTTCTGCTTCCTGCGAAAGCTCCTGCACCTGCAACGGTTTCTAAAGGAGGTTCATCTAAGCCTGGTGATGGAAGCAAGTCATCAGCATCGaaggatgatgatgatgagaaCAAAGACTTGCCTTCTGAAGCTTCTTCTGGTGCTGGTTACTGTAATGTGAAGGGAATGTGGATGTCTTTTGTTGTTGGGGTGGTTTTGCTTGGTTGTGAAGCTATGCTATCAATTTGA
- the LOC127080501 gene encoding fasciclin-like arabinogalactan protein 12, with protein sequence MKQIIFFSLLVLFAHIFFITTSAESPAAAPKPPAKPAPATPAPAAAPAKPLVPSLPQSPSSDSSSGQDIIKILRKANSFNTLIRLLKTTQIINQINAQLVTTKSGGLTILAPDDGAFSQLKAGYFNSLRERQQKQLIQFHVLPVYVSSSNFDSLSNPVLTLASDSPSGYQINVTAYGNNVNISTGSVNATLTGIVYSDKTLAIYHVDKVLIPLDFSKPKALAAAPIIAKAPKAAKDSSSDDDQDVTTKATSGAINLICLQGTLFVSLFVAALTMIN encoded by the coding sequence ATGAAGCAAATCATCTTCTTTTCCCTCTTAGTACTATTTGCTCATATCTTTTTCATCACCACTTCAGCTGAATCACCTGCAGCAGCACCTAAACCTCCAGCAAAACCTGCCCCTGCCACACCAGCTCCAGCAGCAGCACCCGCAAAACCATTAGTCCCTTCATTACCTCAATCACCCTCCTCCGATTCTTCATCCGGTCAAGACATCATCAAAATCCTAAGAAAAGCTAATTCATTCAACACACTGATCCGCTTGCTCAAAACCACGCAAATCATCAATCAAATCAACGCACAGCTGGTGACAACAAAATCCGGCGGTTTAACCATTCTTGCACCCGATGACGGTGCCTTTTCGCAGCTCAAAGCCGGATACTTTAATTCCCTCCGCGAACGCCAACAGAAACAACTGATACAGTTTCATGTTCTTCCTGTTTATGTCTCAAGCTCAAACTTTGATTCACTAAGTAATCCTGTGCTCACTCTTGCAAGTGATAGTCCTTCTGGTTATCAAATAAATGTGACTGCTTATGGAAACAATGTGAATATTTCAACTGGGTCTGTTAATGCTACACTCACAGGGATTGTTTATTCTGACAAAACACTTGCTATATATCATGTTGATAAGGTGCTTATTCCTTTGGATTTCTCTAAGCCTAAAGCTCTCGCTGCGGCTCCTATTATAGCAAAAGCACCTAAAGCTGCTAAGGATTCATCTTCAGATGATGATCAGGATGTGACAACTAAGGCTACTTCTGGTGCTATCAATTTGATTTGCCTTCAAGGAACATTGTTTGTGTCGCTTTTTGTTGCTGCACTAACCatgatcaattga